In the Juglans microcarpa x Juglans regia isolate MS1-56 chromosome 6D, Jm3101_v1.0, whole genome shotgun sequence genome, one interval contains:
- the LOC121235702 gene encoding GDSL esterase/lipase At3g48460-like, producing MRNKMPSHYVSSSYSSLFIFTTIFILAAPSSAATVTKPPGPFKKIYAFGDSFTDTGNTKSITGPTGFGHVSNPPYGSTFFHHPTNRYSDGRLVIDFVAETLSLPYLPPYRNLKQGNATTSGVNFAVAGSTAIKHAFYVKKNVTLDITPESIETQLLWFERFLESRGYCKKLKGTSDCKAAFEDALVWVGEIGVNDYAYCVGSSIPDDTILKLSIASFTQFLQSLLKKGAKYVVVQGFPLTGCLPLAMYLAPEDDRDDIGCVKSVNNQSYTHNLVLQAKLQQLRRQFPHAVITYADYWSAYLTVMRNPSKYGFQEKLKACCGTGEPYNFDIFSTCGTPSAAACKNPAQYINWDGVHLTEAMYKVVSNMFLNGTLTHPPFSHLLDRKRRVG from the exons atgagaaataaaatgcCTTCTCACTACGTGTCTTCCTCCTATTCCAGCCTATTCATCTTCACCACCATTTTCATCCTCGCTGCTCCATCTTCTGCTGCAACTGTAACAAAACCGCCGGGTCCCTTCAAGAAGATCTACGCCTTCGGCGACTCGTTCACCGACACCGGCAACACGAAATCCATCACCGGCCCGACTGGTTTTGGCCACGTGTCGAACCCTCCATATGGAAGCACCTTCTTTCACCACCCCACCAACCGGTACTCCGATGGCCGGCTGGTGATCGACTTTGTGGCTGAAACTCTGTCCTTGCCTTACTTGCCACCTTACCGAAACCTTAAACAGGGGAATGCTACGACTTCCGGTGTGAATTTTGCTGTTGCTGGTTCCACAGCAATAAAGCATGCATTCTATGTGAAGAAGAACGTCACCCTCGACATAACCCCTGAATCTATCGAAACCCAGCTCCTTTGGTTTGAGAGGTTCTTGGAGAGTCGGGGGTACTGTAAAAAGTTAAAAGGAACATCAGATTGCAAAGCAGCATTTGAGGATGCGCTGGTCTGGGTTGGTGAAATCGGAGTCAATGACTATGCATACTGCGTTGGATCTTCCATACCAGATGACACCATCCTAAAGCTTTCAATCGCTAGCTTCACCCAGTTTTTGCAG TCATTGCTGAAGAAGGGTGCAAAATATGTTGTGGTACAAGGTTTTCCATTAACGGGGTGCCTGCCGCTGGCCATGTATCTGGCTCCTGAAGATGACAGGGACGATATAGGATGTGTGAAGAGCGTAAACAACCAGAGTTACACCCACAACCTAGTCCTCCAGGCAAAGTTGCAGCAACTCAGGAGGCAGTTTCCTCATGCTGTCATCACCTACGCCGATTACTGGAGTGCCTACCTGACTGTCATGAGGAATCCAAGCAAATACGGTTTCCAGGAGAAGTTGAAAGCCTGTTGTGGAACTGGGGAACCCTACAACTTTGACATCTTCAGCACATGCGGCACGCCTTCTGCCGCTGCCTGCAAAAACCCTGCACAATACATTAACTGGGATGGCGTTCACCTTACTGAAGCTATGTACAAGGTGGTTTCAAACATGTTCCTTAATGGAACACTTACTCACCCTCCCTTCAGTCACCTGTTGGATAGGAAACG